In Bacillota bacterium, the sequence GTTGAGTGCGGGACCGTTCGACTTGCATGTGTTAGGCACGCCGCCAGCGTTCGTCCTGAGCCAGGATCAAACTCTCCGTGGAATCTTTTCGAGGTGCCCTATACGGCTGTTCAGTTTTCAAGGACCTGGTTCTGGCGACTCAGAGCCGGTCAACAACCGGCTCCGGGTTTTTATCATAGCATACTCCCGTTCTCTTGTCAACTGCGTTCTCTTCTCTTCCTGCGGTTTTTTCTATTTTTTCTTCTTTATTTTCTGCACCCAGCCTTTCCTCATATTTCCCTCGGGCGCATGGTGGGAAAGAAGATAACATCCCGAATCGAAGGGGAATCCGTCAAAATCATGACCAGACGGTCAATCCCAATCCCAAGCCCTCCCGCAGGAGGCATCCCGAATTCCAGGGCATGCAAAAATTCCTCATCCATCATGTGCGCCTGTTCATCCCCCCGCTCCCGCGCCTCCAGCTGCTGCTGGAAGCGCGCCCGCTGCTCGAGGGGATCGTTCAATTCGGAAAAGGCATTTGCAATTTCCCAGGATATGATAAACAGCTCAAAGCGGTCTGTCAAGCGAGGGTTGTCCCTGTTCCGCTTCGCCAGCGGCGAAACCTCAACCGGGTGCCCCGTGATAAAGGTCGGCTGCACCAGATGTTCCTCGCAAAAAGCCTCAAAAACTTCGTTCAAGACGATCCCCCAGGCCGCCCCGGAGGGAACTTCCAACCCCAAATTCCGGGCCTGCCGGCGCGCCGCCTCATCGTCGAAGTGGCCGAAATCCTCACCGGTATACTTTTGGACCGCCTCGAGCATGGTCATCCTTCGCCAGGGGAGGGAAAAGTCAATCACCCGGCCCCCATACTGAACCTGAGTCGTCCCCAAAACCTCCTGGACCACTGTATTCAGGAGTTCCTCCGTAATCCGCATCATGTCTTCGTAATCTGCATATGCCTGGTAGAGTTCCAGCATGGTAAATTCGGGGTTGTGCTTTGTGGAAATCCCTTCGTTCCGGAAGCTCCGGTTGATTTCGAAGATTTTCTCGAATCCTCCTACAAGGAGCCGCTTCAGGTACAGCTCCGGGGCAATCCGCAAATAAAGAGTCATATCCAGGGCGTTATGGTAAGTAATGAAAGGCCGGGCTGCCGCTCCTCCTGCAACCGGATGCATCATCGGCGTTTCCACTTCGAGAAACCCGCGGGCTTCCAAAAAGCGGCGAATCGCACTGATGATCTTGAACCTGGTAAGAAAGGTCTGCTTTACCTGAGGGTTGACGATCAAATCCAGGTAACGCTGCCGGTAGCGCAAATCCACATCTTTCAGGCCGTGCCACTTTTCCGGAAGGGGATGGAGGGACTTGGCCAGAATTTGAAAAGATGCCACCTCTACAGAGATTTCCTGGCGCCTGGTGCGAAAGACCTTCCCCCGGACCCCGACAATGTCTCCGATATCGAGCCTGTTAAATAAATCGTACGCATCGGCCCCCAAACCATCCACCCGGGCGTAGATCTGGATCCGGCCCGAAAAGTCCAGCAGATCCGCAAAGCAGGCTTTGCCGTGGCTTCTTTTCCCCACCAACCGCCCGGCAAGCGCCACTTCCTTTCCTTCCATGGCAGGGAAGTTCTGAACGATTTCCCCGGCATGGTGGGTTACAGGGAACCTCCCGCCGAAAGGTTCAATCCCGCGCGCCCGCATTTCCTCCAGCTTTTCGCGCCTTGTCATGAGGAGATCAGATGCCTGGCCCTCACGAATGGTAGACATAATATTCCTCCCCTGCAGTCGCTGTAGCATCTCTTAAATCGTCGCCTGTTTACTTATGGATTTCAAGAATCTGATACTTCAAAATTCCCGCGGGAACCTTGACCTCAACCACGGCCCCCGTCTTTTGCCCCAAGAGCGCTCTTCCTACCGGTGAGGCATGAGAGATTTTGTTCGCGGCAGGATCTGCTTCCGCAGAGCCGACGATGGTATACTCGATCTCATCGCCGTATTCCAGGTCCTTTAAGCGCACCGTGGCGCCGATGGAAACGGTGTCAGTGGGAACTTCACTGGTATCGATAACCCGCGCGTGGCGAAGCATCTTTTCAAGAGTGAGAATCCGGCCTTCGACAAAAGCCTGCTCATTTTTTGCCTCTTCGTATTCGGAGTTTTCGCTGATATCGCCAAATTCAATCGCGGCCCGGATCCGGTCCGCGATTTCCCGACGCTTGACGGATTTCAAATACGCAAGCTCCTCCTCAAGCTTCTTGATCCCGTTTCCCGTCAAAAGAACTTCTTTTTCTGGCAATGCGCTCGCTCCCTCAAAGTGATTTTGCTCCTAAAATCTTATGAACATCACCTTTTTTTTATTCGGCCCCCACCATGACCAAAAAAAGGCGACAAGGAAATGTCTTGCCTGCCTTCCCTCAAATTAAAAATTAAAAACCCTATAGGACTAAGGAGTCCAGCCTGGGGCTGGACGCTGCTGTTGCACCTTTACCTACCTTATACGCTATTATATGTAACCTGCTTTCAACTTGTCAAGGATTTCGCGCGGGCAGCAGCGGCGCGGATCCTTTCCAGCTCAGCCTGGCTCAATGCGCGCTCAAAACTGCGGAAGCCTGCAAGCTTAAATCCGTGCTTCGCAGCAAGGCGGCTGATCTCCTCCACCTGGGCAACGGTGAGGTCGCGCCCCAGGGAGAAATTCTCGCACCTTCCTTCAAGCGCCAGAATCATCGTTTCGGCCATGCAGGCGTAGGCTGTTTTCGAAGGGAAGCCGAAATTGAAATTAAATTCCACATCCCCCGGCACCTCCACGACGCCCCCTTCGATGACGAGGACATCAGGGCGCACCTCCGCCACCCGGCGCGACACGTCGCGAGGGCGGGCAACGTCGCAGACCACCGCCCCCGGCTTCAAATCCCCGGGCTCGATCACGGCATCGACCGCAGAAGTTACGGTGATCACCACATCTGCGCCGCGCAGCGCCTCCCTTACATTTGTCGCCAGACGCGCCGCAACTCCCGTTTCGTACAAGATCTGGCGGGCAAGACGCTCCAGGCGGGAGCGCTGGCGGGCAACCAGAGTCAGGCGCCCCGCCTCCCGCGCCATGATTTTGGCGCAGACGCTTCCGATCGAGCCTGTTGCCCCGATGACCGCCACCTCAGCACGCGCCAGATTAATCCCCATGAATTCGGCGGCTTTCCGCGTCCCTTCGAGGGCTGTCGCGACGGTGTAGCTGTTTCCCGTTGTCACGGCAATCTTTAAATTCTTTGCGATAGTAACACCCGCGTCACCCACCACCGAAGTCATCGCTCCAAGCCCCACGATCCCGGCCCCCAGCCGTTCTGCCAGCCTCCCCGCTTCAATGATCCGGCGGGTCACGTAGGATGCGGGAAGCTCCAGCATCTGGCGGGAAGTAAGCGGACAGATGATAAACCACCCCTCGGTTTCAGCCCAGGGGGATTTCACCCCCCGGATCTCCGAGGCCTTGTAAACAGGAAAGCGCCTGACGATCCCCTCCACCATGCGGCCCGGCAAAAGCCTGAAAAACTTCAGCCTTTTCGTAATATCCTCGAGGTCGATGGGGTGAATGATAAAGGCAAATCTGACCATTTTTCGCCCCCTCTTCAAAGAGATGAAAAACTCGACCTAAGGAGTCTGCAGGTACTCCACGCGGGGTTTAAATCCGATTCTATCCAGGAGAGCACTGTAATCCTCCGGAGTAACTTCGGCCGTTGTTTTCCCCAAAAGGCTAATCAAAACCCCCTCCAGGACATTCGTTCCAAAGGAGCGGCCGCCAAACTCCGGGGTGGTGGTTACGAGAACAGCGGCCCCCCGCTCCCGCAGCAGTTCTACGTCGTCCCTGGTAACCGTATTCGTAATGACGATCTTCCCCGGGAGCTTCGGGGGCATGTACCTGCGAATGAAGTGGAAGTCGCCGGCGATGATGTCCGCATCCAGGTAATACCGCTCGTACTTCGCGGTCACCTCTTCCTGCTTTGCCCCAGTAGGATAGAGGTACTTAAAGGGAAGCTGGCTCAGAATGGGAAGCAGGAGGCGGGCAAGCATCTCCAGCGTCTTCAGGTTGTGAAGGGGAATCGGAATCCCCAGCGCGAAGATCAGATCCCCGAACGTCATCATGCATCCTGCCTCGGTCAGGGCTTCGGCCAGCCCGAAGCGGTCCACAGCGGAGACCATCAGCGCGCGCTTTCCCGCGAGGGACCAGCCCAACTCTTTTTGCAGATAAGGAACGACTTTTCGCTCCAGCGTGTTTTTAAGCCCGCTGCCGTCCACAATGGGAGTGAGCCGGGCGGCCGCCGCGATCTTTTTTGCTTCCCGGATCATCCAGCGCCGTTTTCCTGCAACCAGGTAAAGGTCGATCCCCCCCATCCCAAAGGCATCCACCTTGCCGTCCAGTTCGCGGATCATCTGGATCGCCCTGTTCATATCCCCGTCTGTACCGATGCGCTCGATAAGGAATTTCTCTCCTAGAAATTCCGCTTCCACCTTGTGGTCCCGCTTTGATGAGCCAAGGCTCACGCTGATAATGCGCTTCATAAACCGCCCCCGCTTTCTGAAATTTCCATGGCCTTACCGAAAAGATTCATCGAACCGCCAGGATCAGCTCCTGCAGGCGTTCCGGATCCACGTACTGATCCTCTGTCAGCGGCGTTTCTCCCAAATTAATGCCGAGCACCTCCTTGTCCAGCAGGGCTGCTCCCCAGTTAATCCGCTGCCGCGAACCGATCAGAATCACGACGTCGTAGGCCCGGACCCGGGCGATGAGATCCATCACTTCGTTGAACAGCTCCAGGCCGGATTTCTCTTCGACAAAACGCCAGCGCTCCTCATTGGTCATGATGAGATGGAAATCGACGCCAAGTTCTTCCAGCAGAGAAACAATTTCATCTTTGTTCTTGACGGGAAAACCAACAACGGCAATGCGGGCTCCCCTCCGGACCGCGCCCAGGCTCTCCAGCCTCGAAACAAAGCTCCGGTCCACTCCAACGCGGTCGGCAACTTCCTGTTGGGAAAAACCCTGGCTGCGCAGGGATAAGATCTGATTGAGGACGCGGCTGACCTTCTCCATGCTGACCAGCTTGTCCCCGATGCGGAAGAAATCGCGCAATCCCCACACCCTTTTCTGTGCACACTTTTGTGTACATTAATTTTAACAAAAACACCCTGCCGGAGCAAGCACAGAATTTTCAATTTAGCAATTGGCCGGGCCAACACACAGGAGAAATACGCCGGCCATGTTCACCAAATCAAATGGGATTGTGGGGAGCAAGAGAAGCAAGGGAGGCTTCTTTTAAAAAGGTGACGAGGAGGGTGCGGACTTCGTCCGGGGTTCTGGCAGCGTTGATTGCAGCACGCTTCTGGGCGGCCCCGGGAAGGCCCTTGAGGTACCAGGCAAGGTGCTTCCGCATCTGGGGGAGGGCCTTCTCCCCTTTGAACGAGAGAAACAGGTCGAGGTGGCAGAGGGCAAGTCCAATCCTCTCCGCCGGGGCTGACGGGGGAAGGAGTTCTCCTGTGGCCAGGAAGTGGACGGTGCGGCGGAAGAGCCAGGGGTTCCCCAGCGCGCCCCGCCCGATCATCACCGCGTCGCACCCCGTTTCTTCCAGCATCCGGAGGGCGTCCTGGGGGGAGAAGATGTCGCCGTTTCCGATCACGGGGATGCGAACGGCCTGCTTGACGAGGCGGATGATCTCCCAGTCGGCCTTCCCCGCGTAAAACTGGTCCCTGGTACGCCCGTGCACGGCGACGGCATCGGCTCCGTTCTCCTCCGCCAGGAAGGCAAGTTCAGGCGCGGTCACCTCCTGCGCGTCCCAACCCTTGCGCATTTTGACTGTCACGGGAACGGACACCGCCTCTCTCACGGCCCGGATGATTGCTGCAGCCCGGGGGAGATCCCGCATCAGGGCGCATCCCTCCCCGTTCTTGACGATTTTCGGGGTGGGGCACCCCATGTTGATGTCGACCAGCGCCGCCCCCCGGGCGACCGCAGCCCGGGCCGCCTCTGACATCTTCCCGGGATCCGAGCCGAAAATCTGCACCCCTACGGGCCCGGGCTCCCCCTCCAGATCGAAGAGGGAAAGGGTCCGGGCGTTCCGGTAGAGGATTGCTTCGCTGCTCACCATCTCCGTGTAAACAAGCGCGCACCCCGCCTGCCGGGCAAGGATCCGGTAAGCCTTATCGGTAAATCCGGCCATCGGGGCGGCAAGCACCGGATTGGCGAGGACAAGATCGCCGATTTTGAGCGAAAAATTTCTCCCGGGAAGAAGGCTGCAGAACCTGCCTGCATCCAAGGCAAATCACCGCACTCCAAACGACTTCTAAATTGCAGCGGCCTGTCTACTTGTTGCGCTCGTAGATGATCTTCAGGCCCCAGAGGGTGAGGTAAGGATCCACGTAGTCGACGGTCCTGGTTCCCTTGCAGATCAGTTCCGCCAGGCCTCCGGTAGCGACAACCACCGCCTCCCCTCCAAGCTCCTCCTTCATGCGGGAAACAATCTCGTCCACCTGGCCCACAAAACCGTAGTAAATGCCTGACTGCATGCTGGCTACGGTATTTTTTCCGATCACCTGGCGCGGCCGGACGATTTCGATCCGGGGCAGTTTTGCAGCCCGCTCGAAAAGTGCTTCCGTGGAAATGGCGATCCCGGGGGCAATGGCACCCCCCAGATACTCCCCTTCGCGGGAAATGGCACAGAAGGTGGTTGCCGTGCCGAAATCAACAACAATCAGCGGGCCTCCGTACCGGGCGTAGGCGGCAACGGCGTTCACAATGCGGTCCGCCCCCACCTCACGAGGGTTTTCGTACCTGATGGGCATCCCCGTCTTCACGCCGGGCCCCACAACCAGGGGCTCCTTCTTAAAGTAGCGGCGGCACATTTCGGTGAGCACAGGAGTCAACGGGGGCACCACCGAGGAAATCACAACGGCCTCAATCTGCTCGAAGGTAAGGTTCTGAAAGTCAAACAGGTTTTTCACCAGCATCCCCAGGTCATCAGCGGTCCGGCGCCGGTCGGTTCCGATGCGCCAGCTTACGATCAATTCCTGCGCGGTGAAAATCCCTAGCACGATATTTGTATTGCCCACGTCAAAGACGAGAATCACTTTAAAATCCTCCCTCCTGCTGCCCGCCCTCCCGGCACAAAGCAACTTCTCCGGCGGCACAGCGGCGCATCGTGCCGTCCGGCATGCGCAGAAGCAGGCTCCCATCAAGGTCTAAATCAACAGCTTCGCCGAAAAACTCCTCTTTCCCTTCATGCACCCGGACCCTCTTTCCCAGAGTTACCTGGTACGCCAGCCACCTCTCGCGCGCCCCGGCAAAACCGGAGCAGCAGAACAGATCGTACTCCTCCTCCAAAAGAGCTAAAAGCCTGCGGACGATGGGAATGCGCCGCAGCCTGCTCCCCGTAAGAATCCTCAGTGAAGTTGCCGTTTCCCGGAGATCCGGAGGGAAGTCCTCCCGCTCCTGGTTCACGTTGATCCCGATCCCCAAAACCAGGTAGTTAATCTGCTCCGCAGCGGCCTCCAGCTCCGCCAGAATCCCGCAAACCTTTTTCCCGTTGAATACCAGGTCGTTGGGCCACTTGATCCCCGGTTTCAAGCCCAGTTCCGCGTGGAGGGCGCGGGCGCAGGCCACTCCGGCAACAAGGGTAATTTGCGGAACCTGTGAAGGAGCAACAGGGGGCCGCAGGATTAAAGAAAGCCAGATGCCCAGCTCCGGAGGCGAAAACCAGGCCCGCTGCCAGCGGCCCCTCCCGGCGGTCTGCTCTTCGGCCACGACCACCGTCCCTTCGGGATAGCCTTTGCGGCCCAGGTCCTGGGCAACCTGGTTTGTTGAACCAACCTGCCGGAAGTGAAAGATCTGCTTTCCAAAGCGGAGGGTCTCAAGCCCTTTCCGGATCTCCCAGGGATAAAGGAGGTCCGGGGCGTCTTCAAACAGGTAGCCGGTGCGGGGGCTTCCCGTGATCTTATACCCTAAATCCCGCAAGTGCCTGATCTGCTTCCAGACCGCGCTCCTGCTCACACCGAGCTTCACGCTGATCTCCTCACCCGAAATGTAGCAGCCCTGGCTCCCTTCCAAAATGGCAAGGATCTCTTCTTTTCCCAACGGCACCAACTCCCGCCAATTAACCCG encodes:
- a CDS encoding type III pantothenate kinase; amino-acid sequence: MILVFDVGNTNIVLGIFTAQELIVSWRIGTDRRRTADDLGMLVKNLFDFQNLTFEQIEAVVISSVVPPLTPVLTEMCRRYFKKEPLVVGPGVKTGMPIRYENPREVGADRIVNAVAAYARYGGPLIVVDFGTATTFCAISREGEYLGGAIAPGIAISTEALFERAAKLPRIEIVRPRQVIGKNTVASMQSGIYYGFVGQVDEIVSRMKEELGGEAVVVATGGLAELICKGTRTVDYVDPYLTLWGLKIIYERNK
- the lysS gene encoding lysine--tRNA ligase, producing the protein MLQRLQGRNIMSTIREGQASDLLMTRREKLEEMRARGIEPFGGRFPVTHHAGEIVQNFPAMEGKEVALAGRLVGKRSHGKACFADLLDFSGRIQIYARVDGLGADAYDLFNRLDIGDIVGVRGKVFRTRRQEISVEVASFQILAKSLHPLPEKWHGLKDVDLRYRQRYLDLIVNPQVKQTFLTRFKIISAIRRFLEARGFLEVETPMMHPVAGGAAARPFITYHNALDMTLYLRIAPELYLKRLLVGGFEKIFEINRSFRNEGISTKHNPEFTMLELYQAYADYEDMMRITEELLNTVVQEVLGTTQVQYGGRVIDFSLPWRRMTMLEAVQKYTGEDFGHFDDEAARRQARNLGLEVPSGAAWGIVLNEVFEAFCEEHLVQPTFITGHPVEVSPLAKRNRDNPRLTDRFELFIISWEIANAFSELNDPLEQRARFQQQLEARERGDEQAHMMDEEFLHALEFGMPPAGGLGIGIDRLVMILTDSPSIRDVIFFPTMRPREI
- the dusB gene encoding tRNA dihydrouridine synthase DusB — protein: MAGFTDKAYRILARQAGCALVYTEMVSSEAILYRNARTLSLFDLEGEPGPVGVQIFGSDPGKMSEAARAAVARGAALVDINMGCPTPKIVKNGEGCALMRDLPRAAAIIRAVREAVSVPVTVKMRKGWDAQEVTAPELAFLAEENGADAVAVHGRTRDQFYAGKADWEIIRLVKQAVRIPVIGNGDIFSPQDALRMLEETGCDAVMIGRGALGNPWLFRRTVHFLATGELLPPSAPAERIGLALCHLDLFLSFKGEKALPQMRKHLAWYLKGLPGAAQKRAAINAARTPDEVRTLLVTFLKEASLASLAPHNPI
- a CDS encoding helix-turn-helix transcriptional regulator, which gives rise to MEKVSRVLNQILSLRSQGFSQQEVADRVGVDRSFVSRLESLGAVRRGARIAVVGFPVKNKDEIVSLLEELGVDFHLIMTNEERWRFVEEKSGLELFNEVMDLIARVRAYDVVILIGSRQRINWGAALLDKEVLGINLGETPLTEDQYVDPERLQELILAVR
- a CDS encoding biotin--[acetyl-CoA-carboxylase] ligase, giving the protein MLGKLKGPGNRVNWRELVPLGKEEILAILEGSQGCYISGEEISVKLGVSRSAVWKQIRHLRDLGYKITGSPRTGYLFEDAPDLLYPWEIRKGLETLRFGKQIFHFRQVGSTNQVAQDLGRKGYPEGTVVVAEEQTAGRGRWQRAWFSPPELGIWLSLILRPPVAPSQVPQITLVAGVACARALHAELGLKPGIKWPNDLVFNGKKVCGILAELEAAAEQINYLVLGIGINVNQEREDFPPDLRETATSLRILTGSRLRRIPIVRRLLALLEEEYDLFCCSGFAGARERWLAYQVTLGKRVRVHEGKEEFFGEAVDLDLDGSLLLRMPDGTMRRCAAGEVALCREGGQQEGGF
- the greA gene encoding transcription elongation factor GreA, which codes for MPEKEVLLTGNGIKKLEEELAYLKSVKRREIADRIRAAIEFGDISENSEYEEAKNEQAFVEGRILTLEKMLRHARVIDTSEVPTDTVSIGATVRLKDLEYGDEIEYTIVGSAEADPAANKISHASPVGRALLGQKTGAVVEVKVPAGILKYQILEIHK
- a CDS encoding shikimate dehydrogenase produces the protein MVRFAFIIHPIDLEDITKRLKFFRLLPGRMVEGIVRRFPVYKASEIRGVKSPWAETEGWFIICPLTSRQMLELPASYVTRRIIEAGRLAERLGAGIVGLGAMTSVVGDAGVTIAKNLKIAVTTGNSYTVATALEGTRKAAEFMGINLARAEVAVIGATGSIGSVCAKIMAREAGRLTLVARQRSRLERLARQILYETGVAARLATNVREALRGADVVITVTSAVDAVIEPGDLKPGAVVCDVARPRDVSRRVAEVRPDVLVIEGGVVEVPGDVEFNFNFGFPSKTAYACMAETMILALEGRCENFSLGRDLTVAQVEEISRLAAKHGFKLAGFRSFERALSQAELERIRAAAARAKSLTS
- a CDS encoding quinate 5-dehydrogenase; amino-acid sequence: MKRIISVSLGSSKRDHKVEAEFLGEKFLIERIGTDGDMNRAIQMIRELDGKVDAFGMGGIDLYLVAGKRRWMIREAKKIAAAARLTPIVDGSGLKNTLERKVVPYLQKELGWSLAGKRALMVSAVDRFGLAEALTEAGCMMTFGDLIFALGIPIPLHNLKTLEMLARLLLPILSQLPFKYLYPTGAKQEEVTAKYERYYLDADIIAGDFHFIRRYMPPKLPGKIVITNTVTRDDVELLRERGAAVLVTTTPEFGGRSFGTNVLEGVLISLLGKTTAEVTPEDYSALLDRIGFKPRVEYLQTP